One window from the genome of Acuticoccus sp. I52.16.1 encodes:
- a CDS encoding sugar transferase gives MIFVVQNSIALPASADAPVDCSGSKLFLRVKRACDIGLAVVALLPFSVLILAVWLINFRFNPGSLFFLQQRMGRDCKPFTIVKFRTMLPIETVQRGFEDPVETDRITPFGALMRRTRIDELPQILNILLGHMSFVGPRPDSYEHAVKFADLVPGYRDRHQVRPGITGLAQVNVGYAVGLDATTQKVAADLVYIRDMSALLDMRIIFGTAWVMVSGWGSR, from the coding sequence GTGATTTTCGTCGTGCAAAATTCCATTGCCCTCCCTGCGAGTGCCGACGCCCCAGTGGATTGTAGCGGCAGCAAGTTGTTTCTCCGCGTGAAGCGTGCCTGCGACATCGGTTTGGCCGTCGTGGCACTCCTGCCGTTCAGTGTCCTCATCCTGGCCGTCTGGCTGATCAACTTCCGTTTCAATCCCGGCTCGTTGTTTTTCCTGCAGCAGCGCATGGGACGTGACTGCAAGCCGTTCACGATCGTGAAGTTCCGCACCATGTTGCCGATCGAAACGGTGCAGCGCGGGTTCGAGGACCCTGTCGAGACCGATCGGATCACGCCGTTCGGCGCGCTGATGCGGCGCACGCGGATCGACGAGCTGCCGCAGATCCTCAACATCCTGCTGGGCCACATGAGCTTCGTCGGCCCGCGGCCGGACAGCTACGAGCACGCCGTCAAGTTCGCTGATCTCGTCCCGGGCTACCGCGATCGCCATCAGGTGCGCCCCGGCATCACCGGCCTCGCTCAGGTCAACGTCGGCTACGCCGTCGGCCTCGACGCGACCACGCAGAAGGTCGCCGCCGACCTCGTCTACATCCGCGACATGTCGGCGCTGCTCGATATGCGGATCATCTTCGGGACGGCTTGGGTCATGGTGTCTGGCTGGGGTTCACGCTAA
- a CDS encoding NAD(P)-dependent oxidoreductase, protein MSDTIVFLDPMDEARLARIAPLVPAGFALDSATSRAPDDQLEAIRGARFAVTGDVAVTAEMMREGAANRLLAVHKWGVGYDNIDLEAARACGVRVMRTTGGNAVPVAEAALALMLAVNRQTVAGHLAVLDGRWAKGELGPKMFRLSGQTVGLVGLGYIGKALARLLAGFGCRVLYAKPRREPDAEADLGVVHVPLRELLEASDVVSLHCALTAQTRGLIGRRELALMKKGAILVNTARGGIVDEAALAEALTAGHLRGAGVDVYETEPVPRDNPLVGHPGVISTPHIAALAADNFEPTIRRIMANLVSVASGEVLPEQDVLV, encoded by the coding sequence ATGAGCGACACGATCGTCTTCCTCGACCCGATGGACGAAGCGCGGCTCGCCCGCATCGCCCCGCTGGTGCCGGCCGGCTTCGCGCTGGACAGCGCCACCAGCCGCGCTCCGGACGACCAGCTGGAGGCGATCCGCGGCGCCCGGTTCGCCGTCACCGGGGACGTGGCGGTGACCGCCGAGATGATGCGCGAGGGCGCCGCCAACCGCCTGCTCGCGGTCCACAAATGGGGCGTCGGCTACGACAACATCGACCTCGAGGCCGCGCGCGCGTGCGGCGTTCGGGTGATGCGCACCACCGGCGGCAACGCCGTGCCCGTCGCAGAGGCCGCGCTGGCGCTGATGCTGGCGGTCAACCGGCAGACGGTGGCCGGGCACCTCGCGGTGCTGGACGGCCGGTGGGCGAAGGGCGAGCTGGGGCCGAAGATGTTCCGCCTTTCGGGTCAGACCGTGGGTCTGGTGGGGCTCGGCTATATCGGCAAGGCGCTGGCGCGGCTGCTGGCCGGGTTCGGGTGCCGGGTCCTCTACGCCAAGCCGCGCCGCGAGCCCGACGCGGAGGCCGACCTCGGCGTCGTCCACGTACCGCTTCGCGAACTCCTCGAGGCCTCGGACGTGGTGTCGCTGCACTGCGCCCTGACCGCACAGACACGCGGGCTCATCGGCCGTCGGGAATTGGCGCTGATGAAAAAGGGGGCCATCCTCGTCAACACGGCGCGGGGCGGCATCGTCGACGAGGCTGCGCTGGCCGAAGCGCTCACCGCCGGGCACCTGCGGGGGGCGGGGGTCGACGTCTACGAGACCGAGCCGGTGCCGCGGGACAACCCGCTCGTCGGGCATCCGGGCGTGATCTCGACGCCCCACATCGCCGCTCTCGCCGCCGACAACTTTGAACCGACGATCCGCCGCATCATGGCGAACCTCGTCAGCGTGGCGTCCGGCGAGGTCCTTCCCGAGCAGGATGTGCTGGTCTGA